CGGCCATCCGTAGAAGTCGTGACTGCCGACCGTCCACGTGCGGCCGTAGTCGGGGCCGAAGGTTCCGCGGCGACCGCGCGGCTGCCCGTCAGGCAGGGCCGGTACCACGGGCGTTCGGCCGGGGCGGGCGACATGGCGCGGCGGGCACGCGTGGCGAGTGGCCGATTGCTCACCGTTGACGCGGTGGCGGTGCCGAGCAGGACGGAGCGCGAGGGCAAGCGTTTCATCCCTGTGTCCACGGAGAAATTACGCGCGAGTCATCGCCGGGCGTCCGAACGCGCCGCGCGAGCGCCCCGCCCCGGCGCCGCGCGGCCGGGTCAGGCGCCGGCGAGCAGCGCGCGCACGCGCTCCGCCGTGGCCGCGTCGCGTGCCGCCGTGAACGGCAGGGCGTTGCCTCCCGCGAGGCGAAACGGTTCGCCCGTCAGCGTGGCGACCGCCCCGCCCGCCTCCGCCACCAGGAGCATCCCGGCGGCGTGGTCCCACGCGAGTTCCCACGTGAACGCGAGCGCGTCCACGTCACCACGGGCGATCCCCAGGTACTCCAGGCCCGCCGCGCCGCACGGCCGCGGCGCCACGCCCGGCACGCGCAGCCCGGTCAGGGACTGCTTCTGGCGCGCCGAGGTGTAGTCGGGGTGGGAGTGGGCCACGTCGAGCGGCCGGCCGGGCTCGGGTGAACCGGCCGCGAGCCGCCGGCCGTTGAGCCACGCGCCGGCACCGCGCCGGGCGAACGCCAGCAGGTCGAGCGCGGGCGCGAACGTCCAGGAGGCGAGCACCTCGCCCCGGTGCGCCAGCGCGACCAGCGTGCAGAACCCGGTCTCCCCCCGGACGAACTGGCGCGTGCCGTCGACGGGGTCGACCACCCACACCGGCGCGTCCCCCGCCAGCAGCGCGTAGCCGGCCGGGTCCGCGTGCACGCTCTCCTCGCCCACCAGAACGGAACCGGGCAGCAGCGCGCACAGCTCGGCCGCCAGCATCCGCTCCGCGTTCCGGTCGGCGTCGGTCACCAGGTCGTGCGGCCCGGCCTTCACGGACACCTCGTGCTCCGCCAGCTTCCGCCAGCGCGGCATGATCTCGGCGGCGGCGGCCGAACGCACGGCCTCCTCGACCTGCCGGGCCAGCTGTTCTTCGATCACGTCTTCCTCACCTGTTCCTCACCTCTCCATCGAAGCACGAACGCCGCGGCGCGCCCTTCGGGGGGCGGGCCCGCTCGGTCCCCACCGCCGTGTCCGATTTCCGCCAGTGGCCGGGCTCGCCCCCCGGCACACTGGGGGGCGTGATGGACGATGACAGCAGGTACGAGGCGGTGCGCAGCCGTGACGAGCGCTTCGACGGGGTGTTCTTCACAGCCGTCCTGACCACCGGCATCTACTGCCGGCCGAGCTGCCCCGCGACCACGCCGAAGCGGCAGAACGTCCGTTTCCACCCCTCGGCCGCCGCGGCCCAGGCGGCGGGGTTCCGCGCCTGCCGCCGGTGCCGCCCCGACACGGTGCCGGGTTCCGCCGAGTGGAACGCGCGGGCCGACGCGGTCGCCCGCGCGATGCGCCTGATCGCCGACGGCGTCGTGGACCGCGAGGGCGTCGCGGGACTCGCCCGCCGCCTGGGCTACAGCGCCCGCCAGGTGCAGCGCCAGCTCACCGAGGAGCTGGGCGCGGGACCGGTGGCCCTGGCCCGCGCCCAGCGCGCGCACACCGCGCGC
Above is a genomic segment from Streptomyces marincola containing:
- a CDS encoding inositol monophosphatase family protein, with the translated sequence MIEEQLARQVEEAVRSAAAAEIMPRWRKLAEHEVSVKAGPHDLVTDADRNAERMLAAELCALLPGSVLVGEESVHADPAGYALLAGDAPVWVVDPVDGTRQFVRGETGFCTLVALAHRGEVLASWTFAPALDLLAFARRGAGAWLNGRRLAAGSPEPGRPLDVAHSHPDYTSARQKQSLTGLRVPGVAPRPCGAAGLEYLGIARGDVDALAFTWELAWDHAAGMLLVAEAGGAVATLTGEPFRLAGGNALPFTAARDAATAERVRALLAGA